In Nomascus leucogenys isolate Asia chromosome 6, Asia_NLE_v1, whole genome shotgun sequence, one DNA window encodes the following:
- the SPINT1 gene encoding kunitz-type protease inhibitor 1 isoform X2 — MAPARTMAGACLAPARIPAVALWLLCALGLQGTQAGPPPAPPGLPAGADCLNRFTAGVPAFVLDTNASVSNGATFLESPTVRRGWDCVRACCTTQNCNLALVELQPDRGEDAIAACFLINCLYEQNFVCKFAPREGFINYLTREVYRSYRQLRTQGFGGSGIPKAWAGIDLKVQPQEPLVLKDVENTDWRLLRGDTDVRVERKDPNQVELWGLKEGTYLFQLTVTSSDHPEDTANVTVTVLSTKQTEDYCLASNKVGRCRGSFPRWYYDPTEQICKSFVYGGCLGNKNNYLREEECILACRGVQGPSMERRHPVCSGTCQPTQFRCSNGCCIDSFLECDDTPNCPDASDESACEKYTSGFDELQRIHFPSDKGHCVDLPDTGLCKESIPRWYYNPFSEHCARFTYGGCYGNKNNFEEEQQCLESCRGISKKDVFGLRRESPISSTGSVEMAIAVFLVICIVVVVAILSYCFFKDQRKGFSRHRHRHHPPPTPASSTVSTTEDTEHLVYNHTTRPL; from the exons ATGGCCCCTGCGAGGACGATGGCCGGCGCCTGCCTCGCCCCGGCCCGCATCCCTGCCGTCGCCTTGTGGCTTCTGTGCGCGCTCGGCCTCCAGGGCACCCAGGCCGGGCCACCGCCCGCGCCCCCTGGGCTGCCCGCGGGAGCCGACTGCCTGAACCGCTTTACCGCTGGGGTGCCTGCCTTCGTGCTGGACACCAACGCCTCGGTCAGCAACGGAGCCACCTTCCTGGAGTCCCCCACCGTGCGCCGGGGCTGGGACTGCGTGCGCGCCTGCTGCACCACCCAGAACTGCAACTTGGCGCTAGTGGAGCTGCAGCCCGACCGCGGGGAGGACGCCATCGCCGCCTGCTTCCTCATCAACTGCCTCTACGAGCAGAACTTCGTGTGCAAGTTCGCGCCCAGGGAGGGCTTCATCAACTACCTCACCAGGGAAGTGTACCGCTCCTACCGCCAGCTGCGAACCCAGGGCTTTGGAG GGTCTGGGATCCCCAAGGCCTGGGCAGGCATAGACTTGAAGGTACAACCCCAGGAACCCCTGGTGCTGAAGGATGTGGAAAACACAGATTGGCGCCTACTGCGGGGTGACACGGATGTCAGGGTAGAG AGGAAAGACCCAAACCAGGTGGAACTGTGGGGACTCAAGGAAGGCACCTACCTGTTCCAGCTGACAGTGACTAGCTCAGACCACCCAGAGGACACGGCCAACGTCACAGTCACTGTGCTGTCCACCAAGCAGACAGAAG ACTACTGCCTCGCATCCAACAAGGTGGGCCGCTGCCGGGGCTCTTTCCCACGCTGGTACTATGATCCCACGGAGCAGATCTGCAAGAGTTTCGTTTATGGAGGCtgcttgggcaacaagaacaacTACCTTCGGGAAGAAGAGTGCATTCTAGCCTGTCGGGGTGTGCAAG GCCCCTCCATGGAAAGGCGCCATCCAG TGTGCTCTGGCACCTGTCAGCCCACCCAGTTCCGCTGCAGCAATGGCTGCTGCATCGACAGTTTCCTGGAGTGTGACGACACCCCCAACTGCCCCGACGCCTCCGACGAGTCTGCCTGTGAAAAAT ACACGAGTGGCTTTGACGAGCTCCAGCGCATCCATTTCCCCAGTGACAAAG GGCACTGCGTGGACCTGCCAGACACAGGACTCTGCAAGGAGAGCATCCCGCGCTGGTACTACAACCCCTTCAGTGAACACTGCGCCCGCTTTACCTATGGTGGTTGTTATGGCAACAAGAACAACTTTGAGGAAGAGCAGCAGTGCCTCGAGTCTTGTCGCGGCATCTCCA AGAAGGATGTGTTTGGCCTGAGGCGGGAAAGCCCCATTTCCAGCACAG GCTCTGTGGAGATGGCTATCGCAGTGTTCCTGGTCATCTGCATTGTGGTGGTGGTAGCCATCCTGAGTTACTGCTTCTTCAAGGACCAGAGAAAGGGCTTCAGCAGACACCGCCACCgccaccacccaccacccacccctgccAGCTCCACTGTCTCCACTACTGAGGACACGGAGCACCTGGTCTATAACCACACCACCCGGCCCCTCTGA
- the RHOV gene encoding rho-related GTP-binding protein RhoV: MPPRELSEAEPPPLRAPTPPPRRRSAPPELGIKCVLVGDGAVGKSSLIVSYTCNGYPARYRPTALDTFSVQVLVDGAPVRIELWDTAGQEDFDRLRSLCYPDTDVFLACFSVVQPSSFQNITEKWLPEIRTHNPQAPVLLVGTQADLRDDVNVLIQLDQGGREGPVPQPQAQGLAEKIRACCYLECSALTQKNLKEVFDSAILSAIEHKARLEKKLNAKGVRTLSRCRWKKFFCFV; the protein is encoded by the exons ATGCCGCCGCGGGAGCTGAGCGAGGCCGAGCCGCCCCCGCTCCGGGCCCCGACCCCTCCCCCGCGGCGGCGTAGCGCGCCCCCAGAGCTGGGCATCAAGTGCGTGCTGGTGGGCGACGGCGCCGTGGGCAAGAGCAGCCTCATCGTCAGCTACACCTGCAATGGGTACCCCGCGCGCTACCGGCCCACTGCGCTGGACACCTTCTCTG TGCAAGTCCTGGTGGATGGAGCTCCGGTCCGCATTGAGCTCTGGGACACAGCGGGACAG GAGGATTTTGACCGACTTCGTTCCCTTTGCTACCCGGATACCGATGTCTTCCTGGCGTGCTTCAGCGTGGTGCAGCCCAGCTCCTTTCAAAACATCACAGAGAAATGGCTGCCCGAGATCCGCACGCACAACCCCCAGGCGCCTGTGCTGCTGGTGGGCACTCAGGCCGACCTGAGGGACGATGTCAACGTACTGATTCAGCTGGACCAGGGGGGCCGGGAGGGCCCCGTGCCCCAACCCCAGGCTCAGGGTCTGGCCGAGAAGATCCGAGCCTGCTGCTACCTTGAGTGCTCAGCCTTGACACAGAAGAACTTGAAGGAAGTATTTGACTCGGCCATTCTCAGTGCCATTGAGCACAAAGCCCGGCTGGAGAAGAAACTGAATGCCAAAGGTGTGCGCACCCTCTCCCGCTGCCGCTGGAAGAAGTTCTTCTGCTTCGTTTGA
- the SPINT1 gene encoding kunitz-type protease inhibitor 1 isoform X1, with translation MAPARTMAGACLAPARIPAVALWLLCALGLQGTQAGPPPAPPGLPAGADCLNRFTAGVPAFVLDTNASVSNGATFLESPTVRRGWDCVRACCTTQNCNLALVELQPDRGEDAIAACFLINCLYEQNFVCKFAPREGFINYLTREVYRSYRQLRTQGFGGSGIPKAWAGIDLKVQPQEPLVLKDVENTDWRLLRGDTDVRVERKDPNQVELWGLKEGTYLFQLTVTSSDHPEDTANVTVTVLSTKQTEDYCLASNKVGRCRGSFPRWYYDPTEQICKSFVYGGCLGNKNNYLREEECILACRGVQGGPLRGSSGAQATFPQGPSMERRHPVCSGTCQPTQFRCSNGCCIDSFLECDDTPNCPDASDESACEKYTSGFDELQRIHFPSDKGHCVDLPDTGLCKESIPRWYYNPFSEHCARFTYGGCYGNKNNFEEEQQCLESCRGISKKDVFGLRRESPISSTGSVEMAIAVFLVICIVVVVAILSYCFFKDQRKGFSRHRHRHHPPPTPASSTVSTTEDTEHLVYNHTTRPL, from the exons ATGGCCCCTGCGAGGACGATGGCCGGCGCCTGCCTCGCCCCGGCCCGCATCCCTGCCGTCGCCTTGTGGCTTCTGTGCGCGCTCGGCCTCCAGGGCACCCAGGCCGGGCCACCGCCCGCGCCCCCTGGGCTGCCCGCGGGAGCCGACTGCCTGAACCGCTTTACCGCTGGGGTGCCTGCCTTCGTGCTGGACACCAACGCCTCGGTCAGCAACGGAGCCACCTTCCTGGAGTCCCCCACCGTGCGCCGGGGCTGGGACTGCGTGCGCGCCTGCTGCACCACCCAGAACTGCAACTTGGCGCTAGTGGAGCTGCAGCCCGACCGCGGGGAGGACGCCATCGCCGCCTGCTTCCTCATCAACTGCCTCTACGAGCAGAACTTCGTGTGCAAGTTCGCGCCCAGGGAGGGCTTCATCAACTACCTCACCAGGGAAGTGTACCGCTCCTACCGCCAGCTGCGAACCCAGGGCTTTGGAG GGTCTGGGATCCCCAAGGCCTGGGCAGGCATAGACTTGAAGGTACAACCCCAGGAACCCCTGGTGCTGAAGGATGTGGAAAACACAGATTGGCGCCTACTGCGGGGTGACACGGATGTCAGGGTAGAG AGGAAAGACCCAAACCAGGTGGAACTGTGGGGACTCAAGGAAGGCACCTACCTGTTCCAGCTGACAGTGACTAGCTCAGACCACCCAGAGGACACGGCCAACGTCACAGTCACTGTGCTGTCCACCAAGCAGACAGAAG ACTACTGCCTCGCATCCAACAAGGTGGGCCGCTGCCGGGGCTCTTTCCCACGCTGGTACTATGATCCCACGGAGCAGATCTGCAAGAGTTTCGTTTATGGAGGCtgcttgggcaacaagaacaacTACCTTCGGGAAGAAGAGTGCATTCTAGCCTGTCGGGGTGTGCAAGGTGGGCCTTTGAGAGGCAGCTCTGGGGCTCAGGCGACTTTCCCCCAGG GCCCCTCCATGGAAAGGCGCCATCCAG TGTGCTCTGGCACCTGTCAGCCCACCCAGTTCCGCTGCAGCAATGGCTGCTGCATCGACAGTTTCCTGGAGTGTGACGACACCCCCAACTGCCCCGACGCCTCCGACGAGTCTGCCTGTGAAAAAT ACACGAGTGGCTTTGACGAGCTCCAGCGCATCCATTTCCCCAGTGACAAAG GGCACTGCGTGGACCTGCCAGACACAGGACTCTGCAAGGAGAGCATCCCGCGCTGGTACTACAACCCCTTCAGTGAACACTGCGCCCGCTTTACCTATGGTGGTTGTTATGGCAACAAGAACAACTTTGAGGAAGAGCAGCAGTGCCTCGAGTCTTGTCGCGGCATCTCCA AGAAGGATGTGTTTGGCCTGAGGCGGGAAAGCCCCATTTCCAGCACAG GCTCTGTGGAGATGGCTATCGCAGTGTTCCTGGTCATCTGCATTGTGGTGGTGGTAGCCATCCTGAGTTACTGCTTCTTCAAGGACCAGAGAAAGGGCTTCAGCAGACACCGCCACCgccaccacccaccacccacccctgccAGCTCCACTGTCTCCACTACTGAGGACACGGAGCACCTGGTCTATAACCACACCACCCGGCCCCTCTGA